A stretch of Aminivibrio pyruvatiphilus DNA encodes these proteins:
- the ybeY gene encoding rRNA maturation RNase YbeY: protein MKVHLRLDNSEDADPASRAPLGDMLTAADGVLSAAFQELALPETLPPSAEISVTLLSLDEMEEQNRLHRGLAEPTDVLSFPMWEEDGEFRPDKGMPVLPLGDIVICPEYVRKNAPSEQAFLEEMALMVAHGFLHLLAWDHDTDERRTAMEAAQEKIRRALLDAAVRSGEGGVKS from the coding sequence TTGAAGGTTCACTTGCGTCTCGATAACAGCGAAGACGCCGATCCCGCAAGTAGAGCCCCCCTGGGGGACATGCTGACCGCGGCGGACGGCGTTCTTTCGGCCGCCTTTCAGGAACTCGCCCTGCCCGAAACCCTTCCGCCGAGTGCGGAAATTTCGGTCACCCTTCTCTCCCTCGATGAAATGGAAGAGCAGAACAGGCTTCACAGGGGACTTGCCGAACCCACGGACGTCCTTTCATTTCCCATGTGGGAGGAGGACGGGGAGTTCCGGCCTGACAAGGGAATGCCCGTTCTTCCCCTGGGGGATATCGTCATCTGCCCGGAGTATGTGCGGAAGAACGCCCCCTCGGAACAGGCATTTCTCGAAGAGATGGCCCTCATGGTCGCCCACGGATTTCTGCACCTGCTGGCCTGGGACCATGACACCGACGAACGGAGAACGGCCATGGAGGCGGCCCAGGAAAAAATCCGGCGGGCCCTCCTCGATGCCGCCGTCCGGTCAGGTGAAGGGGGAGTGAAGTCGTGA
- a CDS encoding HD family phosphohydrolase: MSSSGNSQSSRNLLGQARKKGFTAFFAEQYPLFRASGVLILIAFAMSIVLLRWVLTDRVNGFVLGDPSPRSYFALYPMSYLDDEGTRVLRSRVGETVAGVLVRDGAAMDRLIVKIEAMAKGDVASLSLSPGLADLLKSMPEDGRKKILTEAARISSDFLKSVGGDSQPLTPAPEIIWKEIEKLSLPMEENNVIFQVLDEILQPLTRIDDDLTETLRGELAESLQPVERSVAPGDVLIEKGQTVTPQVARILKMQGYSQVTFPWKQILFALLALPFWPLWVLLQTSFRPSARQNIPWLYLSFVVGLSWVVEYFSSMFNVQGMGSLFLAGCAYLTLPPGLALPVVLGGSILGGIVVTGLSALHVVLVSLMGIISSLAGYHLLREIHSRGHLWRQLFLLGLIQAAVGLFIRWAFDLGIYPELFLYLLLGNAGWSTLVIAVLPLLENAFDVLSPLLLMELSHPSNPLLKKLQIEAPGTYHHSLMLGTLAEVVADKLGMNSNLLKAGAYFHDIGKLRRPQFFVENQMGNENIHDELKPSLSALVIIAHIREGLELAEEYHLPEMIRAFIAEHHGTTCLSYFYRKARSMGLSVPRDQFCYPGPRPRTRETGLLMLVDSIEAAVRAEMRASTSIPDLEKTIEGVVEAKMSEGQLDDIDFTIRDLAVIRQTLLYAFQSMYHTRKVKEIQDKDQLEQKLKKQEEESIEGSLASR; encoded by the coding sequence ATGAGCAGCAGCGGGAACAGTCAGTCTAGCAGAAACCTCCTCGGCCAGGCACGAAAGAAGGGATTCACCGCCTTCTTTGCGGAACAGTACCCCCTGTTCCGCGCTTCCGGGGTGCTCATCCTCATCGCCTTCGCCATGTCCATCGTCCTCCTGCGCTGGGTCCTCACCGACAGGGTCAATGGCTTTGTCCTCGGAGATCCCTCCCCCCGGTCGTACTTCGCCCTCTATCCCATGAGCTATCTCGACGACGAGGGGACCAGGGTGCTCCGCTCCCGGGTGGGGGAGACAGTGGCCGGAGTGCTCGTGAGGGACGGCGCCGCCATGGACCGCCTCATCGTCAAGATCGAGGCCATGGCCAAGGGGGACGTGGCTTCCCTCTCCCTGTCGCCCGGCCTCGCCGACCTGCTGAAGAGCATGCCCGAGGACGGCCGGAAGAAGATCCTTACCGAGGCCGCCCGGATCAGCAGCGACTTTCTCAAGAGCGTGGGCGGCGACAGTCAGCCCCTGACCCCCGCGCCCGAGATCATCTGGAAAGAGATCGAGAAACTCTCCCTCCCCATGGAGGAGAACAACGTCATCTTCCAGGTCCTCGACGAGATCCTCCAACCCCTTACCCGGATAGACGACGACCTTACCGAGACCCTCCGGGGCGAGCTCGCCGAATCCCTCCAGCCTGTGGAGCGGAGCGTGGCTCCCGGAGACGTGCTCATCGAAAAAGGGCAGACGGTGACGCCCCAGGTGGCCAGGATACTGAAAATGCAGGGATACTCCCAGGTGACCTTCCCCTGGAAGCAGATCCTCTTCGCCCTGCTCGCCCTTCCCTTCTGGCCCCTCTGGGTGCTTCTCCAGACCAGCTTCAGGCCCTCGGCCCGGCAGAACATCCCGTGGCTCTACCTCTCCTTCGTCGTGGGGCTGAGCTGGGTGGTGGAGTACTTTTCATCCATGTTCAACGTCCAGGGAATGGGCAGCCTCTTCCTCGCAGGCTGCGCCTACCTCACCCTCCCCCCCGGCCTCGCCCTTCCCGTGGTCCTCGGGGGAAGCATCCTCGGCGGCATCGTGGTCACGGGGCTTTCGGCCCTCCACGTGGTGCTCGTATCCCTCATGGGAATCATCAGTTCCCTGGCGGGCTACCACCTGCTTCGGGAAATCCATTCCCGGGGACACCTCTGGCGGCAGCTTTTCCTTCTCGGCCTGATCCAGGCGGCAGTGGGGCTCTTCATCCGCTGGGCCTTCGACCTCGGCATCTATCCGGAACTGTTTCTCTACCTGCTTCTGGGCAACGCCGGGTGGAGCACCCTGGTCATCGCGGTGCTCCCCCTGCTGGAGAACGCCTTCGACGTGCTCTCCCCCCTTCTTCTCATGGAGCTCAGCCATCCGTCCAATCCTCTCCTCAAGAAGCTCCAGATCGAGGCGCCGGGAACCTATCACCATTCCCTCATGCTCGGGACCCTGGCGGAGGTGGTGGCGGACAAGCTCGGCATGAACTCCAACCTTCTCAAGGCGGGGGCCTATTTCCACGACATCGGCAAGCTCAGGCGTCCCCAGTTCTTCGTGGAGAACCAGATGGGCAACGAGAACATCCACGACGAACTCAAGCCGTCTCTTTCTGCGCTGGTCATCATAGCCCACATCCGGGAAGGCCTCGAACTGGCGGAGGAGTACCACCTGCCCGAGATGATCCGCGCCTTCATAGCGGAGCACCACGGCACCACCTGCCTCTCCTACTTCTACAGAAAGGCCCGGAGCATGGGCCTCTCCGTTCCCCGGGACCAGTTCTGCTATCCCGGTCCCCGTCCCCGGACGAGGGAAACGGGTCTGCTTATGCTCGTGGACTCCATAGAGGCGGCGGTGAGGGCCGAGATGAGGGCCTCCACCTCCATTCCCGACCTCGAGAAGACCATCGAGGGCGTAGTGGAGGCGAAGATGTCGGAAGGGCAGCTCGACGACATCGATTTCACCATCCGCGACCTTGCCGTGATACGGCAGACGTTGCTTTACGCCTTCCAGTCAATGTATCATACAAGGAAGGTCAAGGAGATACAGGACAAGGACCAGCTCGAACAGAAACTGAAAAAACAGGAGGAAGAATCAATTGAAGGTTCACTTGCGTCTCGATAA